From the Bacteroidia bacterium genome, one window contains:
- a CDS encoding 4-hydroxy-3-methylbut-2-enyl diphosphate reductase has protein sequence MNVTIDPTAGFCWGVVRTVDIAEAELRDGSRLVSLGDIIHNPKEIERLDQLGMTTIDHTQLDTLPDGTKVLIRAHGEPAATYRKARERGIHLVDATCPIVTKLQERVRKYYDDGWQVVIFGKRDHAEVIGLRGVCNDECLVIKTLDEARDVVDLRRSTVLFSQTTMDKNVFQDIRAYLQERITEFQVGSMEEIATDFHAKDTICGQVSGREKKLREYAQKQDVMIFVAGRKSSNGKVLFDICRDANPNTWFIEDAAELDPAWLAGAAHVGISGATSTPHWLMNQVKDYIEQHFAPRGAEHLDTMATNNPITTPQTT, from the coding sequence ATGAACGTGACCATCGATCCCACCGCCGGCTTCTGCTGGGGTGTTGTCCGCACGGTGGACATCGCCGAAGCCGAACTGCGCGACGGCAGCCGCCTGGTATCGCTGGGCGACATCATACACAACCCGAAGGAAATCGAACGCCTCGACCAACTCGGGATGACGACCATCGACCATACGCAACTCGACACGCTGCCGGACGGAACCAAGGTGCTGATTCGCGCACATGGCGAACCCGCGGCAACGTACCGCAAGGCGCGCGAGCGGGGCATTCATCTCGTGGACGCCACCTGTCCCATTGTCACCAAACTGCAGGAGCGCGTGCGTAAATACTACGACGACGGCTGGCAGGTGGTGATTTTCGGCAAGCGCGACCACGCGGAAGTCATCGGTCTTCGTGGTGTCTGCAACGACGAGTGCCTCGTCATTAAAACCCTTGACGAAGCGCGCGATGTCGTGGACCTGCGCCGGAGCACGGTGCTGTTCTCGCAGACGACGATGGACAAAAATGTGTTTCAGGACATCCGCGCATACCTGCAGGAACGCATCACGGAGTTTCAGGTCGGCAGCATGGAGGAAATCGCAACCGACTTCCACGCGAAGGACACCATCTGCGGGCAGGTTTCCGGACGCGAGAAAAAATTGCGCGAATACGCGCAGAAGCAGGATGTCATGATTTTCGTCGCTGGCAGAAAAAGTTCGAACGGCAAAGTGCTGTTCGATATCTGCCGCGATGCCAACCCGAATACCTGGTTCATTGAAGACGCAGCAGAGCTCGATCCCGCTTGGCTCGCAGGTGCTGCGCATGTCGGCATCAGCGGTGCGACGAGCACGCCGCATTGGCTCATGAATCAGGTCAAGGATTACATTGAACAGCATTTCGCCCCGCGCGGGGCGGAGCATCTCGACACCATGGCCACCAATAACCCAATCACCACACCACAAACAACATAA
- the cmk gene encoding (d)CMP kinase, translating to MTFVRKSTSFIVAIDGPAGSGKTTTAKALAKLLGFIYIDTGAMYRAVALLALRRGIALDDMEEVCALLPEVNIRLELIDGMQRTLLNGEDVESHIRTQEMSKAASDISRIPCVRETMVTLQRRAAEGPTGAILEGRDIGTVVFPDSPCKIYLVADAQTRALRRKLQLEEKGLTADLATIAREIEERDRNDALREHSPLRKAKDAIEVETTNTSIDEQVTMILGLVQKRLDQFMKGTQE from the coding sequence ATGACTTTTGTGCGGAAATCCACATCGTTCATAGTCGCCATTGACGGCCCCGCGGGGTCGGGCAAGACCACCACAGCCAAGGCGCTGGCGAAGCTGCTCGGCTTTATCTATATCGATACCGGAGCCATGTATCGCGCTGTTGCCCTGTTGGCGTTGCGACGCGGCATTGCCCTGGATGATATGGAGGAAGTGTGCGCGCTGCTGCCGGAGGTCAATATTCGTCTCGAGCTTATCGACGGCATGCAGCGCACCTTGCTGAACGGTGAAGATGTGGAATCGCATATCCGCACGCAGGAGATGTCGAAAGCCGCCAGCGATATCAGCCGAATCCCCTGTGTGCGCGAAACCATGGTCACACTGCAGCGCCGTGCGGCCGAGGGACCGACTGGTGCGATATTGGAAGGCCGTGATATCGGTACGGTGGTGTTTCCGGACTCCCCGTGCAAAATTTATCTCGTGGCGGATGCGCAGACACGTGCCCTGCGCCGCAAGCTGCAACTCGAAGAAAAGGGCCTCACCGCCGATCTTGCCACCATTGCGCGCGAAATTGAAGAGCGCGATCGCAACGACGCACTGCGCGAACACTCGCCGTTGCGAAAAGCAAAGGACGCGATCGAGGTCGAAACAACCAACACCTCCATCGATGAACAAGTCACGATGATTCTTGGTTTGGTACAGAAGCGACTGGACCAATTCATGAAAGGAACGCAGGAATGA